One window of the Sulfitobacter alexandrii genome contains the following:
- a CDS encoding surface lipoprotein assembly modifier: MKRLVLSGILGLVLASAGGAQTTLDPDEARLAAARLLSTGQARAAAEITTVLIARDPQDAPSLIVHAHALRVLERYGPAQRAARDAWRATERDIEKYGAALAMAQALSSDGKKTRAQFWLRRAADVAPTARMRNRAVRDYQFVRTTNPWSVDVSFGINPSDNVNNAPRDNTFVLGGLIFTNPAAVPISGFSVTSDTTLRYNFGVTTTHRNFAALRWTESHVVFTDDNVPAGVDASDYAFRKLQARVGRDWTTGPDAPRQTIAFSFGQLWSGDRQFADEYEIEWRQAFQRDAGRSFAWEARLGHSDRKDAAIRSNNTYALGGRWSRPVATGDRLSWDARISRTDSDSRAIAHTRLDAGLQYAFSQPFMGAQALLSVSGELRQYDDPLYTPEARRDIKATVSGSLLFVDFDTYGFAPKLTLEASRTNSNVSRFETRNFGLNIGFQSLF; encoded by the coding sequence ATGAAACGGCTCGTCCTGTCCGGCATCCTCGGCCTGGTGCTGGCGAGCGCGGGGGGCGCCCAGACGACGCTGGACCCGGACGAGGCGCGGCTGGCGGCGGCGCGGTTGTTGTCGACCGGTCAGGCGCGGGCGGCGGCCGAGATCACCACCGTGCTGATCGCCCGTGATCCGCAGGACGCCCCCAGCCTGATCGTCCATGCCCATGCCCTGCGCGTGCTCGAACGCTATGGCCCGGCGCAGCGGGCGGCCCGGGACGCCTGGCGCGCGACGGAGCGGGACATCGAGAAGTACGGCGCCGCGCTTGCCATGGCGCAGGCGCTGTCATCGGACGGCAAGAAGACCCGCGCGCAGTTCTGGCTGCGCCGTGCGGCGGACGTGGCGCCGACGGCGCGGATGCGCAACAGGGCCGTGCGCGACTACCAGTTCGTGCGCACGACGAACCCGTGGTCGGTCGACGTCTCTTTCGGGATCAATCCCAGCGACAACGTCAACAACGCCCCGCGCGACAACACCTTCGTGCTGGGCGGGCTGATCTTCACCAACCCCGCGGCGGTGCCGATCTCGGGGTTTTCGGTCACCTCTGACACCACGTTGCGCTACAATTTCGGCGTGACCACCACGCACCGCAACTTCGCCGCCCTGCGCTGGACCGAAAGCCATGTCGTCTTTACCGACGACAATGTGCCCGCGGGCGTCGATGCCTCGGACTATGCGTTTCGCAAGTTGCAGGCCCGCGTGGGCCGTGACTGGACCACCGGCCCGGATGCGCCGCGCCAGACCATCGCCTTCAGCTTCGGGCAGCTGTGGTCCGGGGACCGCCAGTTCGCCGACGAATACGAGATCGAGTGGCGGCAGGCCTTTCAGCGCGACGCGGGGCGCAGCTTTGCCTGGGAGGCGCGGCTGGGTCATTCGGACCGAAAAGATGCGGCCATCCGATCGAACAACACCTACGCGTTGGGCGGACGCTGGAGCAGACCCGTGGCCACCGGCGACCGGCTCAGCTGGGATGCGCGGATCAGCCGGACGGACAGCGACAGCCGCGCCATCGCGCACACCCGGCTGGATGCGGGGCTGCAATACGCGTTTTCCCAGCCGTTCATGGGGGCGCAGGCGCTGCTTTCGGTATCGGGAGAGCTGCGCCAGTACGACGATCCGCTGTACACGCCCGAGGCGCGGCGCGACATCAAGGCGACGGTTTCGGGCTCGCTGCTCTTCGTGGATTTTGACACTTATGGCTTCGCCCCTAAACTTACACTCGAGGCGAGCCGCACCAATTCGAACGTCAGCCGCTTCGAGACACGGAATTTCGGACTGAACATCGGGTTTCAATCGCTGTTTTAG